The Pantoea nemavictus genome includes a region encoding these proteins:
- the phnK gene encoding phosphonate C-P lyase system protein PhnK encodes MHSEQPLLAVNNLTHLYAPGKGFEEVSFELYPGEVLGIVGESGSGKTTLLRSLSARLAPQQGNILYRAQDLYQLSESDRRRLLRTEWGVVHQHPLDGLRPQVTAGGNIGERLMAVGNRHYGDIRQEAMRWLQDVEIPANRIDDLPTTFSGGMQQRLQIARNLVTQPTLVFMDEPTGGLDVSVQARLLDLLRTLVRELNLAVVIVTHDLGVARLLAHRLLVMKQGRVVESGLTDRVLDDPHHPYTQLLVSSVLS; translated from the coding sequence GAGGTGAGTTTTGAACTCTATCCCGGCGAAGTGTTAGGCATTGTCGGGGAATCCGGTTCGGGCAAAACCACGCTGCTGCGCAGCCTGTCGGCGCGGTTAGCGCCGCAGCAGGGCAACATTCTCTATCGCGCGCAGGATCTCTATCAGCTGAGCGAGAGCGATCGTCGCCGCCTGCTGCGCACCGAATGGGGCGTGGTGCATCAGCATCCGCTGGATGGTTTGCGTCCGCAGGTGACGGCGGGTGGCAACATCGGCGAGCGCTTGATGGCGGTGGGCAATCGCCATTATGGCGATATCCGTCAAGAGGCGATGCGCTGGCTGCAGGATGTCGAAATCCCCGCCAACCGTATCGACGATCTGCCCACCACCTTCTCCGGCGGCATGCAGCAGCGTTTACAGATTGCGCGCAACCTGGTGACGCAGCCGACGCTGGTGTTTATGGATGAGCCGACCGGCGGTCTGGATGTATCGGTGCAGGCGCGCCTGCTGGATCTGCTGCGTACGCTGGTGCGTGAGCTGAATCTGGCGGTGGTGATTGTCACCCATGATCTCGGCGTGGCGCGTTTGCTGGCGCATCGCCTGCTGGTGATGAAGCAGGGTCGCGTGGTGGAGAGCGGGTTGACCGATCGGGTGCTGGACGATCCGCATCATCCGTATACCCAGTTATTGGTTTCGTCGGTGCTGAGTTAA